The following coding sequences lie in one Colius striatus isolate bColStr4 chromosome 14, bColStr4.1.hap1, whole genome shotgun sequence genomic window:
- the MLKL gene encoding mixed lineage kinase domain-like protein — MDIVERVLSVAQAIHAQFEQVKCCKHQCQRLVERIQILLEPVRILKAQPPKHISHHEEKLLRKLLWVLGEAQKLVMKYSQTSWIQKFLKAHSASEEFVWVNESLGDIAQGLSLLLQAEQKKVFLEAFQAKTCRRQDAEDLRDDRAFLDQVIASTEEPKETPGEIYIDRQCMESKVDWMQSELNKIVRVMDCLKKVNVGKREDITEIKRDHLIFHRHLQDTERYDLYEGEYLKYPVAIKTFKRPLTTDSAKVRDIFEKEIQTLKKFESPNILRMYGICIEEKDGSPCFSIVMEYCKHGTLREVLTQHRNLSWEIRIRMALGAARGLYRLHQTEEKSRLHGCICSSKFLVAGDYCVKLSGFELCETESSIKRKAKNNWKQVSMLAYIAPENLQDINHPYKRPCEIYSFGIVLWEIATSKIPYEGCTSQEMVERICNPSYRDPVGEDCPEELRNIIEQCRAFDPSQRPSAEEIVDLLADLEKCRNQGSEL; from the exons ATGGACATCGTGGAGAGGGTCCTCTCTGTGGCCCAGGCCATCCATGCCCAGTTCGAGCAGGTGAAGTGCTGCAAGCACCAGTGCCAGCGCCTTGTGGAGCGCATCCAGATCCTGCTGGAGCCTGTCAGGATCCTCAAGGCTCAGCCGCCAAAGCACATCTCCCACCACGAGGAGAAACTGCTGAGGaagctgctctgggtgctgggggaagcTCAGAAACTGGTGATGAAATACAGCCAGACCAGCTGGATCCAGAAGTTTCTGAAAGCCCACAGCGCCAGCGAGGAGTTTGTGTGGGTGAACGAGAGCCTGGGGGACATTGCCCAGGGGctgtctctcctgctgcaggcagagcagaagAAGGTTTTCCTGGAAGCTTTCCAGGCAAAGACGTGCCGCAGGCAGGATGCCGAGGACCTGAGGGATGACAGGGCTTTCCTGGACCAGGTGATAGCAA GTACTGAGGAGCCCAAAGAGACACCTGGGGAGATCTACATTGACAGACAATGTATGGAGAGCAAGGTAGACTGGATGCAAAGCGAGCTGAACAAAATCGTGCGCGTGATGGACT GCTTGAAGAAGGTCAATGTTGGTAAAAGAGAAGATATCACTGAGATCAAGAGGGACCACCTCATCTTCCACAGGCACCTGCAGGACACGGAGAGATACGACCTCTATGAGGGCGAGTACCTCAAGTACCCCGTCGCCATCAAAACCTTCAAGAGGCCACTGACCACCGACTCGGC GAAGGTGAGAGACATCTTTGAGAAGGAGATTCAGACCCTGAAGAAGTTTGAGTCCCCAAACATCCTGCGCATGTACGGGATCTGCATCGAGGAGAAAG ATGGGAGCCCCTGCTTCTCCATTGTCATGGAGTACTGCAAGCACGGCACGCTGCGGGAGGTGCTGACCCAGCACCGGAACCTCTCCTGGGAGATCCGCATTCGGATGGCCCTAGGAGCTGCCAGAGGCCTTTACAG GTTGCACCAAACAGAGGAGAAGTCCCGGCTCCATGGGTGCATTTGCAGCAGCAAGTTCCTGGTGGCTGGGGATTACTGTGTGAAG CTGTCAGGATTTGAGTTGTGTGAAACGGAGTCATCCATCAAGAGGAAAGCCAAGAACAACTGGAAACAAGTCTCTATGTTGGCTTACATTGCCCCTGAGAACCTGCAAGACATCAATCACCCCTACAAGAGGCCCTGTGAAATATACAG CTTTGGGATTGTGCTGTGGGAGATTGCAACCTCCAAGATCCCGTATGAAG GTTGCACTTCCCAGGAGATGGTGGAGAGAATCTGCAACCCGAGTTACCGGGACCCTGTTGGGGAAGATTGTCCTGAAGAGCTGCGGAACATCATTGAGCAGTGCAGAGCCTTTGACCCTTCCCAACGCCCTTCTGCCGAGG AGATTGTGGACTTACTGGCTGACCTGGAGAAATGTAGAAACCAAGGAAGTGAACTGTGA